One region of Ornithodoros turicata isolate Travis unplaced genomic scaffold, ASM3712646v1 ctg00001042.1, whole genome shotgun sequence genomic DNA includes:
- the LOC135376115 gene encoding protein GVQW3-like has protein sequence MADNEVSAHIEQRIIMKFFVNEGVKSSEIHRILQAQYGHDTLSRCKAFRWCKRFRDGRTSVQDDPGRGGSEPNVRVPENIQLVERLILKDRRITCLALAPKTDLSVGTLNTIIHEHLWFRKVSACWVPRLLSLFDRQRRLEISQALR, from the coding sequence atggctgacaacgaggtgagcgcgcacatcgaacagcgaattatCATGAAGTTtttcgtgaatgaaggcgtaaagtcatctgaaattcacagaatacttcaggctcagtatggccacgatacacttagccgctgCAAAGCGTTTcggtggtgcaaacggttccgagacggccgtacatcagtgcaggacgatcccggccggggcggctcagagcccaatgtcagagttcctgagaacatccaacttgtggagcgcctaatcctcaaggaccgacggataacatgtctcgcaCTGGCTccaaagacggacctttctgtgggaacgttgaacactatcattcatgaacacctctgGTTTCGAAAAGTTAGTGCTTGTTGGGTCCCGAGGCTCCTCTCcttgtttgaccggcagagaagactggaaatctcccaagcgCTAAGGTag